A DNA window from Geovibrio ferrireducens contains the following coding sequences:
- a CDS encoding class II glutamine amidotransferase domain-containing protein, whose translation MCRIGAIKSTDYFHPSKALLLMRSQQKGHDNSGFAMVMQDLGGRFADYKDLPILSMACSDRGMAIAEDILHKEGFVRVMQWSPEINFRDELNIEPMPNYVFQVFQYPRSFKYAPQEEKEELLVDMRLRLRSVLEESDDGYVYSFWPDVLTLKEIGDPQDIGTYFGLWKEDNDFTAKVITAQCRQNTNYDIVRYAAHPFFLQGYTALANGENTFYEKNKNFQKGLYKGYLGFESDSQCFLYTLHYIHKILKWPLEYYKHAITPLPFEDMSKREDGEALRYIRSSLSNLEINGPNTIIGVLPDGTLFNTCDAKKLRPTVIGKHNGTVVMTSEVSGINEVLPGRNWEEDIYTNERETVVITNNLEVQRWQQ comes from the coding sequence ATGTGCAGAATAGGCGCTATCAAATCCACGGATTATTTTCATCCGTCAAAAGCCCTGCTCCTTATGCGTTCACAGCAGAAGGGGCATGATAACTCAGGTTTTGCAATGGTTATGCAGGACTTGGGCGGCAGGTTCGCAGACTATAAAGATCTTCCCATTCTCTCAATGGCGTGCTCGGACAGAGGCATGGCGATTGCGGAGGATATTCTTCATAAAGAAGGCTTCGTCAGGGTTATGCAGTGGTCACCGGAGATAAACTTCCGTGACGAGCTTAATATAGAGCCCATGCCGAACTACGTTTTTCAGGTGTTTCAGTACCCCAGAAGCTTCAAGTATGCTCCGCAGGAGGAGAAAGAGGAGCTTCTGGTTGATATGAGGCTGAGGCTCAGAAGCGTTCTGGAGGAGAGTGACGACGGTTATGTCTATTCCTTCTGGCCGGATGTGCTGACGCTCAAGGAGATAGGCGACCCGCAGGACATCGGAACCTATTTCGGCCTCTGGAAAGAGGATAACGATTTTACTGCGAAGGTTATCACCGCTCAGTGCCGCCAGAACACCAACTATGACATAGTGCGCTACGCCGCTCACCCTTTCTTCCTTCAGGGGTACACAGCCCTTGCCAACGGCGAGAACACTTTTTACGAAAAAAACAAAAACTTTCAGAAAGGGCTTTACAAAGGCTACTTAGGCTTTGAGTCCGATTCACAGTGCTTCCTCTATACTCTTCACTACATTCACAAAATACTCAAATGGCCGCTGGAATACTATAAACATGCCATAACGCCGCTCCCCTTTGAGGATATGTCAAAAAGGGAGGACGGAGAAGCGCTCAGATACATCCGCTCATCCCTTTCCAACCTTGAGATAAACGGACCCAACACTATCATAGGCGTTCTGCCGGACGGCACTCTGTTTAACACATGCGATGCCAAGAAGCTCCGCCCTACGGTTATCGGAAAGCATAACGGAACAGTGGTCATGACCTCCGAGGTCTCAGGCATAAACGAGGTTCTTCCCGGCAGAAACTGGGAAGAGGATATATACACCAACGAAAGAGAGACAGTTGTTATCACCAACAACCTTGAGGTGCAGAGATGGCAACAATGA
- a CDS encoding HDOD domain-containing protein: MADTILICSERKILNYYSSMLEILGVEHEAFSFFTRGFRRLLETRGFRNVFIVLLDKNEFISFSKLQDHIKDSTQSIYMILADKELDKYFMHKSYEIIYHNQVMRPFEQVLVAGKVCRPLEAAAPQKNKEGIFDYIKKILDKGDVILPMKKDIAFQMLPILESDDVTIQEIAVMSRTDPGIHAGLIKLANSVHYSGLFTDIKDIESAIVRIGTMNIKMFLINYINVALASNKELMFHKEISDAVEESIRVGCIAHVLADVLKFSGKKIVFSIGMIHRIGYIFLLAVLSDYLEGESVDAKDSENYKRLADHNSVNAGIALLMKWKFKPEFYMPVQFQDEPFKCKFQNEAKILKMAKILHEYFRIPEQDIAATFLMKNRINLTKNQLDKIRDGSDEFYLQTKMIFN; this comes from the coding sequence ATGGCTGATACCATACTTATTTGCTCTGAAAGAAAGATTCTTAATTATTACAGCTCAATGCTTGAAATACTCGGAGTCGAGCATGAGGCTTTTTCATTCTTCACCCGCGGCTTCCGCAGGCTGCTTGAAACGCGGGGCTTCCGCAATGTGTTTATAGTTCTTCTTGATAAAAACGAGTTTATAAGCTTTTCCAAGCTTCAGGATCATATTAAAGACTCCACCCAGAGCATATACATGATTCTGGCGGATAAAGAGCTTGATAAATACTTCATGCATAAAAGCTACGAAATAATTTACCATAATCAGGTAATGCGCCCGTTCGAGCAGGTTCTTGTGGCGGGCAAGGTTTGCAGACCCCTTGAGGCCGCAGCTCCCCAGAAGAATAAGGAAGGCATATTCGATTACATTAAAAAGATTCTGGATAAGGGGGATGTAATCCTCCCCATGAAAAAGGACATAGCCTTCCAGATGCTGCCCATTCTTGAGTCTGACGATGTGACAATTCAGGAAATAGCTGTAATGTCCAGAACCGATCCGGGCATACACGCAGGGCTTATCAAGCTTGCCAACTCTGTTCACTACAGCGGGCTTTTTACTGATATAAAGGATATTGAAAGCGCCATAGTCCGCATTGGAACCATGAATATAAAAATGTTCCTTATCAATTATATAAACGTTGCACTTGCTTCAAACAAGGAGCTTATGTTCCATAAGGAGATAAGCGATGCAGTGGAAGAGAGCATAAGGGTAGGCTGCATAGCGCATGTTCTGGCCGATGTCCTTAAATTCTCAGGTAAAAAGATTGTTTTCTCTATCGGAATGATCCACCGCATAGGTTATATATTTCTTCTTGCCGTTCTCTCTGATTATCTGGAGGGGGAAAGTGTTGATGCCAAAGACAGCGAAAACTACAAGCGTCTTGCGGATCATAACTCCGTGAATGCAGGTATCGCCCTGCTTATGAAATGGAAGTTCAAGCCTGAGTTCTATATGCCTGTTCAGTTTCAGGACGAACCTTTTAAATGCAAGTTTCAGAATGAGGCTAAGATTCTTAAGATGGCCAAAATCCTTCATGAATATTTCCGCATACCGGAACAGGATATAGCGGCGACCTTCCTTATGAAAAACAGGATAAACCTCACAAAAAACCAGCTTGATAAAATAAGGGACGGTTCTGATGAGTTTTACCTCCAGACAAAAATGATATTTAATTAA
- a CDS encoding ATP-binding protein, giving the protein MPFERLSVFSGEIFYETDILRRIIKVSGGTERVLEYSAEELIGRTIDSLYKYPSVRTAVEDSLFREGLAEEVAVTLVTRTGQEVNATESVFIIRDSVGKAAGFEGIIRKVNCPDYTSFSGGSGYQKVLQNVIDSLPAAVCWKDKNLRYTGCNRSFLDLAGVHSSEMIIGRMDENLFHDEEYDRFSKGDREIAAGRCSSYNYVETVYINTTGEFRWFDITKTAVRNERGVFAGIVSIHDDITTWVNAELGIQNRLWFEQQIMEISAGFINLSAEGVDSGINSALEKIGTFVDAERCCVFSMDKDSMKASITHEWTAPGVPSLMNRMKSVSLLNMELLSEKLADREIINITSLSGYKKCSEYERDYLNSMGVKSLIIVPMIKEGKSIGFMTFSSLEKEREWDDDIVSLLTIVSEILVNVLDRKYMQEELMELYSLMEDKVRLEVERNMEHKKLLIQQSKLAAMGEMLGNIAHQWRQPLNALNLSFFELKYIKDSGELTDDKLRDILDRVNALIQQMSATVDDFRNFFRENKEQTEFLLADCVRKALYLVQAFFEEHRITVDLRVDSELTVMGYPGELAQVFLNILNNAKDALSEKNIAEPHVLARVFYENGRAVAEIEDNAGGIEEDLLERIFEPYFTTKPEGKGTGIGLYMSKMIVENSMPGRLYVRNTDKGACFRIELPSLQQ; this is encoded by the coding sequence GCCTATACAAATATCCGTCCGTGAGGACAGCGGTTGAGGATTCCCTGTTCAGGGAAGGGCTGGCGGAGGAGGTTGCTGTCACCCTTGTAACCCGCACAGGGCAAGAGGTGAATGCTACGGAAAGCGTATTCATCATCCGTGATTCTGTAGGAAAAGCCGCAGGGTTCGAGGGGATAATCCGCAAGGTCAACTGCCCTGACTACACCTCCTTCTCCGGCGGCAGCGGCTACCAGAAAGTATTGCAGAACGTTATAGACAGTCTTCCCGCTGCGGTCTGCTGGAAGGATAAAAATCTCCGCTACACAGGCTGCAACCGCAGCTTTCTTGATCTCGCGGGTGTCCACAGCAGCGAAATGATTATCGGCAGGATGGACGAAAACCTTTTTCATGACGAGGAGTACGACAGATTTTCCAAAGGCGACAGAGAAATAGCCGCGGGCAGATGCTCCAGCTACAACTATGTTGAAACGGTTTACATAAACACCACAGGTGAGTTCCGCTGGTTTGACATAACAAAAACCGCGGTCAGAAACGAACGCGGAGTGTTTGCTGGCATAGTCTCCATACATGATGATATAACCACATGGGTAAATGCAGAACTGGGGATACAGAACAGGCTGTGGTTTGAGCAGCAGATCATGGAGATCTCAGCCGGGTTCATAAACCTTTCCGCGGAAGGGGTGGACTCCGGTATAAACAGTGCGCTGGAGAAAATAGGTACATTCGTGGATGCCGAGCGCTGCTGTGTATTCAGTATGGATAAGGACAGCATGAAGGCCTCCATCACCCATGAATGGACAGCCCCCGGTGTGCCCAGTCTGATGAACAGGATGAAGTCCGTCTCCCTGCTTAATATGGAACTGCTCTCAGAAAAGCTTGCGGACAGAGAGATAATTAATATAACATCCCTCAGCGGCTATAAAAAATGCTCAGAGTATGAGCGTGATTATTTAAACTCCATGGGGGTTAAGTCGCTTATTATTGTGCCTATGATTAAAGAGGGTAAGTCCATAGGCTTCATGACCTTCTCATCTCTTGAAAAAGAGAGGGAATGGGACGATGATATTGTCTCCCTGCTTACCATAGTCAGTGAAATTCTTGTGAATGTGCTGGACAGAAAATACATGCAGGAAGAGCTCATGGAGCTTTATTCACTGATGGAAGATAAGGTCAGGCTGGAAGTCGAAAGGAATATGGAGCATAAAAAACTGCTTATTCAGCAGTCCAAGCTGGCCGCAATGGGCGAGATGCTCGGCAATATTGCCCACCAGTGGCGCCAGCCGCTGAATGCGCTGAATCTTTCGTTCTTTGAACTGAAATATATAAAAGACTCCGGTGAGCTTACTGACGACAAGCTCCGGGATATACTGGACAGGGTGAACGCCCTGATACAGCAGATGTCTGCCACTGTGGACGATTTCCGCAACTTTTTCAGGGAGAACAAGGAGCAGACCGAGTTTCTCCTCGCAGACTGTGTGAGAAAGGCTCTGTATCTTGTACAGGCATTTTTTGAGGAACACCGGATAACGGTTGATCTCCGTGTGGACAGTGAACTCACGGTTATGGGTTATCCCGGCGAGCTTGCTCAGGTTTTTCTCAATATTCTCAACAATGCCAAAGACGCGCTGAGTGAGAAAAATATAGCTGAGCCCCATGTGCTTGCCCGTGTTTTTTATGAAAACGGCAGAGCAGTTGCGGAGATAGAGGACAACGCCGGAGGAATAGAGGAAGATCTTCTGGAAAGAATATTCGAGCCATATTTCACAACGAAACCCGAAGGGAAGGGGACGGGGATAGGGCTGTATATGTCTAAAATGATAGTGGAGAACAGCATGCCCGGCAGGCTTTATGTTCGCAACACGGACAAAGGGGCATGTTTCAGGATCGAACTGCCGAGCCTTCAGCAGTAA